A stretch of Porites lutea chromosome 5, jaPorLute2.1, whole genome shotgun sequence DNA encodes these proteins:
- the LOC140938473 gene encoding synaptotagmin-7-like has protein sequence MTDSSVLGVVLGSVLGFLAGGIVVGVAYLCYTRRSKSYNTHSQSDERPMIDHYYTTSSEGYMISQTRPVQVQPNVYTLAKSSTESYPEITEFVNGEQQRIRVTEPYEIGAITTIQEDGEDVEDGASSPGSGTSDLVSKGKPKLSKRMSLPSSLKSDGLVHPSAEDFFRKKSSGEEECRLEFSCFYDTASRELHITVIQVAGISTPDESFLRPPNCSVKMRILPEMLSWQWTRKISRTNNPAFNETFIVPGFVHNKLRECTVHFVVLDFDHVQDNVYVIGEVFMPLSELRANRLEKIIKRVNPLSF, from the exons ATGACG GACTCGAGTGTTCTTGGCGTTGTTCTTGGTTCAGTTCTCGGATTTCTGGCGGGAGGGATAGTGGTTGGTGTGGCATATCTTTGCTACACAAGACGCTCGAAGTCGTATAATACGCATTCACAAAGTGATGAGCGCCCGATGATCGATCATTACTACACGACAAGCTCTGAAGGATATATGATATCGCAAACTCGCCCAGTTCAGGTGCAGCCTAACGTCTACACACTGGCAAAGTCCTCGACTGAATCATATCCAGAAATTACTGAGTTTGTCAATGGGGAACAGCAGCGCATTCGAGTAACGGAGCCATATGAAATTGGGGCGATTACCACGATACAAGAAGATGGCGAGGACGTGGAAGACGGAGCGTCAAGCCCTGGCAGTGGTACCAGTGATCTCGTCTCCAAGGGAAAACCCAAACTGAGCAAGAGGATGAGCCTGCCTTCCAGTTTGAAATCGGACGGACTAGTCCATCCAAGTGCGGAagattttttcagaaagaaaagTTCGGGCGAAGAGGAATGCCGTCTTGAGTTTTCGTGTTTCTACGACACGGCAAGTCGCGAATTGCACATCACTGTGATACAAGTTGCTGGAATTTCTACTCCGGATGAGAGTTTTCTTCGCCCGCCAAATTGCAGCGTGAAAATGCGAATTCTGCCGGAAATGTTATCGTGGCAGTGGACTAGGAAAATATCTCGCACAAATAATCCTGCTTTCAACGAGACTTTTATTGTGCCTGGTTTTGTACATAACAAGCTTCGAGAATGTACAGTTCATTTTGTGGTCCTCGATTTTGATCATGTCCAAGATAACGTTTACGTGATCGGAGAAGTCTTTATGCCTCTGTCAGAATTGCGAGCGAACAGGCtcgaaaaaataattaaaagggTAAACCCGTTATCCTTCTAA